The genomic stretch GCCAGCCGCTTCGAGACGAAGATGTCGGTGCCGAGCTGGCGGCCCACGCTCAGGGCGGCCGGCGTGGGGGTCGAGCCCTCGGAGTGCAGGACGGCGTAGGCCGGGTCGAGGGCCGTACAGCACGCCTCCAGGTAGCGCAGCACCACGGCCTGGCGGGCCTCGGCGGCCGCCCGCTCGCTCTCGTCCCACAGCGGCCGCGGGATGGCGAACGCGCCGGCTTCCACGGTCACCTCGACCGGATGCCGTTCGGGTGGGACGTCCTCGCCGGGGGTTGCCTCGAACGAGATCGCCGCCGGGCCCACGCCGGGCAGGGACATCGCCACGCGGTAGCCGCCGCCGTCGCGCAGGCAGCGCCGAACCTCGCGGGCCGAGCGGACCCCCGCGTACGTGATCCCGGGCGCGCCGGGGACCCGCGAGAACGACAGGCCGGGCGGGCCGTGGAACATCGCCCCGGCGTACGTGGCGCCGTTCTCTTCCAGGACGTCCCCGACCGCGGCCAGCGCCGGCTCGTCCAGCGGATGGTCGAACCAGAGGCCGAACGACAGGAAGACCCCACCCGGCCACATTGACACCAGTCCCATGTCTGGTGAACGCGCGGACCACCGATCAGGTAATTCTGAGAGGACGCTGAGAGACCCCCGAACGCTTCTCAGGGTTTAACCGGATCCGGGCGGGTGCGCGCCCTTCCTAGGCTGATGCCGTGACCATCATCGCGACACAGTCGCTCACGAAGACGTACGGGGGCGGGGTGACCGCCCTCAGCGAACTCACCGTCGACGTCGAGGCGGGCGTGATCGGCCTCGTCGGCGCGAACGGTGCCGGTAAGAGCACCCTTATCAAGATCATGCTCGGCCTCACGGCGCCCACCAGCGGGGAGGTGCGGGTGTTCGGGCTCGACCCGGTGACCGACACCGACAAGGTGCGGGCCCGGGTCGGCTACATGCCCGAGAACGACTGCCTGCCGCCGGACGTCTCGGCCTCGGAGTTCGTGACCCACCTGGGCCGGCTCAGCGGGCTGCCGAAGACGGCGGCGCGCGAGCGGGCCTCCGAGGCGCTGCGCCACGTCGGCCTCTACGAGGAGCGTTACCGGCAGATCGGCGGCTACTCGACCGGCATGAAGCAGCGGGTCAAGCTGGCGCAGGCGCTGGTGCACGACCCCGACCTGCTGCTGCTCGACGAGCCGACCAACGGCCTCGACCCGGCCGGCCGCGACGCCATGCTCAACCTGGTGCACCGCATCGGCAACGAGTTCGGCATCTCGGTCGTCGTCTGCTCGCACCTGCTCGGCGAGGTCGAGCGCATCTGTGACTCGCTGATCGCGATCGAGGGCGGACGCCTGCTGCGGGCGGACCGGATCTCGGCGATGACGGCCGCCTCCGACGTGCTGGCCGTGGAGGTCAGCGAGGGCACCGACGAGCTGGCCGACGTCCTCGTGCAGCGTGAGCTGTCGGTGACCCGCGAGGGCCGGATGCTGCTCGTGCCGCTGACCAACGAGGCCGCGTACGACGAGATCCTGCGCGCCGTGGCCGAGCTCGACCTGCCGCTGCACCGCCTCGACCAGCGACGCCACCGCGTGGCCGAGCTCTTCACGACGAAGGAGACCGCCGATGTCTGA from Paractinoplanes brasiliensis encodes the following:
- a CDS encoding ABC transporter ATP-binding protein gives rise to the protein MTIIATQSLTKTYGGGVTALSELTVDVEAGVIGLVGANGAGKSTLIKIMLGLTAPTSGEVRVFGLDPVTDTDKVRARVGYMPENDCLPPDVSASEFVTHLGRLSGLPKTAARERASEALRHVGLYEERYRQIGGYSTGMKQRVKLAQALVHDPDLLLLDEPTNGLDPAGRDAMLNLVHRIGNEFGISVVVCSHLLGEVERICDSLIAIEGGRLLRADRISAMTAASDVLAVEVSEGTDELADVLVQRELSVTREGRMLLVPLTNEAAYDEILRAVAELDLPLHRLDQRRHRVAELFTTKETADV